The Pseudoxanthobacter soli DSM 19599 genomic sequence GTGGCGAGCGTCCAGCCGTCCGGCCCCCGGCCGACGACGAGGGCGACGATGGCGGCAAGGAGGGTGAGCGCCGCGACGGCGCCGATCATCGCCGCCGGGCGCGCGGCGCGCGGCACCGCGCCGGGCTGCGCGCCGAGGGAAGAGGGGCGGAACAGGCCGAGCCGCGGCAGCAGCCACAGCAGCAGCGGCCCGCCCAGCAGCGCCGTCGCGGCGCCGGTCGGCACCCGTTCGCCCCCGCCCGAAAGAAGCTGCACCATGCCGTCGGCGAGCCACAGCAGCACCGCGCCGGCGAGCGGCGCCGCGATCAGCATCGCCTTCGGCGTTCGCGCCCCGCTCAGCCGCGCCAGTGCCGGCGCGGCAAGGCCGACGAAGCCGATGACGCCCACCTCCGAGACGACCGAACTTGCGAGCCAGACCGCGACCGCGACCGTCGCCAGCCGGATCGCCGCGGTCGAGACGCCAAGACCCCGCGCGCCGGCGTCATCGAGGCCGAGCACCGTGAGCGGCCGCAGCAGCAGGGCGGAGGCGAGTGCCGCCAGCGCCAGCCGCAGGCCGAGCGTCAGCGTCGGGGTCCAGCTCTGCTGGGTGAGCGATCCCCCGCCCCAGATGAACAGCGAATACATGTACTCGCCGTTGGCGAGGATCAGCGCGGTGGCGGCGGATGTGGCGGTGAGCGCCGTCAACATGCCGGCGAGCGCGACGGAGACCGGTTCGAGACCCGTCTTCCAGGTGAGCCCCAACACGAGCGCGACGGCGGCAATGCCGCCGGCGAGCGCCACGCCTTCCCGCGCGACCTCCATCAGCATCGGTGCATAGAGCGCGGCGGCGGCCAGTGCGAGCTGCGCGCCGGCGGCGATGCCGAGGGTGGAGGGTTCGGCCAGCGGATTGTGCAGCACGCGCTGCAGCAGCATCCCCGAAAGCCCGAGCGCCGCGCCGCAGACGAGTGCGACCGCCACCCGCGGCAGCACGCTGTAGAACAGGATGATCCTCTCCAGCCCGGCCGCGTCCGGTCCAGTACCAGCCAACCCTGTCCAGTGAGCGGCGACCTGCACCGCCGAAAGCGCGGCCGCGACAGCCGCCGCCATGCCCCAGAGCAGGAACGCGCGATGGGCCGCCGGCCGCATCTCCGGGAGAGGCAGTCGCTCAGCCATCGGAGCCGCCGATCGGATCGCCCCGGCATTCGCCCGAAAGGCAGGCGGCGAACAGGCGGGCGAAGCGCTGGGCGGCGGGCAGTCCGCCGAAATGGTCGACCGGCGGAAGAACGGAGACCCGGCCTTGCCTGACCATCGGCAGCGCGCGCCAGAGTGCGCTGGCGGCAAGGGTGCGGCGCGCATCCGGCGGAACCGGCTCGACCACCACGAGCGTCGCGTCGGGCACCTTCGCCAGCGCCTCGATACCGACCGGCGCCGCCGCGGAATAGCGCGTCTCGCCCTGCCAGGCGTTGGTGAAGCCGAGGCGCGAGAGCACGTCGCCGAACATGCTGTCGGCACCGAAGGCGCGGAAGTGCCGAGCGTCGCCGATGCTGGCGACGAACACAGGGCGCGCGGCCTCCGCCCGCAGACGGCCGCGCAGCCTCTCGATCTCGGCGGCGGCCATGGCCACCAGCTCGCGGGCCTGCGGCAGTCGTTCGAGGCGTTCGCCGAGC encodes the following:
- the fhuB gene encoding Fe(3+)-hydroxamate ABC transporter permease FhuB gives rise to the protein MAERLPLPEMRPAAHRAFLLWGMAAAVAAALSAVQVAAHWTGLAGTGPDAAGLERIILFYSVLPRVAVALVCGAALGLSGMLLQRVLHNPLAEPSTLGIAAGAQLALAAAALYAPMLMEVAREGVALAGGIAAVALVLGLTWKTGLEPVSVALAGMLTALTATSAATALILANGEYMYSLFIWGGGSLTQQSWTPTLTLGLRLALAALASALLLRPLTVLGLDDAGARGLGVSTAAIRLATVAVAVWLASSVVSEVGVIGFVGLAAPALARLSGARTPKAMLIAAPLAGAVLLWLADGMVQLLSGGGERVPTGAATALLGGPLLLWLLPRLGLFRPSSLGAQPGAVPRAARPAAMIGAVAALTLLAAIVALVVGRGPDGWTLATGPLLADLAEWRLPRTIVAAAAGALLAASGTVLQRVTANPLAGPEILGVGSGAGVGIAAALLVLPAPGLAVQALAAAAGAILVLAALLAIARRADLGPERLLLAGIAVGALCSAIITAVIATGSPAAFALLGWIGGSTNAADWSEAAAAGLASAVLILSLLPALRWLDILPLGSVAGALGVPERMSRFILIVLAGLSAAFAALFVGPLSFAGLIAPHLARLAGLTRTLPMLAGAVAIGAGLMVASDWLARMAAYPYQLPLGLFASLLAGPYLVWLLGRGGRAT
- a CDS encoding ABC transporter substrate-binding protein; the protein is MFALRAGRARAGGSEPRVAAIDWAMLETALALGAVPVAATELRQYRAIAVEPAVPPGVADLGLRGLPNYEQLRAVAPDLILISGFYETMRAQLERIAPVFSATIYVPGEPPYARAEAAALALGERLERLPQARELVAMAAAEIERLRGRLRAEAARPVFVASIGDARHFRAFGADSMFGDVLSRLGFTNAWQGETRYSAAAPVGIEALAKVPDATLVVVEPVPPDARRTLAASALWRALPMVRQGRVSVLPPVDHFGGLPAAQRFARLFAACLSGECRGDPIGGSDG